The following is a genomic window from Arthrobacter sp. NicSoilB4.
CCGAACGTCAGCTCTTAAACCGGAACGCCCGGGCTTCGTGCGAGCGATGTTCTCACCATCCGGCCGTGCCCGGGCCACCTTTGAACGGACCGACGATCTGCGAGGTAACCCAACCGCCGTAAAAGTCGCCTTCCTGGAAGGTCACTTGCTCGCCGTTGACCTCGCAGGAGTCCATGTGAGCCGGGTAGAGGGCCACCCGGGTGCTGAGCGGCTCGAACCCCCGGGTGGGTTCCGGGTAAGTCCACCCGGCGCGGGGAACGACGACGCCGCCGGCGACGACGTCGAAGTAGTGCGCTTCCCCCTTGAACTCGCAGAAGCTGCTGCCCTCGACCGGGACGAGTACACCGGCAGGGAATGAGCTCAATGGCAAATAGTAGACAGGCGGATGACTGGTCTCCAGGACGCGCACTGCATCGGTGGTGTCGGCAATCACCTGCCCGCCCAGGCGCACGATAACCCGATCGGATCGCGGCTCGACCCGTGGCGGTCGAGGGTAATCCCACACCGATTCCTGACCGGCTTTGGGTTTAATAGGCCGGGGCCGGAAGAAGCCGGAAATACCTGGGGCAGGAGTCATATCCCCATGTTGCCATCTTCTGCTGCGTTGCCACTGTGAACGCCGGGGGAGGGAATGCCGAGGAAGGCTCCGTCCGACACGGACGGAGCCTTCCTTGAACCCTGCACCGGACTAACAAAGCCCAGGTGTGAGCGCCGAATCTAGAGGATGCCCCGCAGCACCTGTGGGTAGTTGGTGATGACCCCGTCGACGCCCCAGTTGATGGCGCGGCGCATGTCCTGGCCGCCGTTCACGGTCCAGGTGTACGTCTTCAGGCCGTAGCCGTGGATCATCGCGACGGTGCCTTGGGTCATGTCGCCGAGGGCCGGGTTGGCGGCCTGCGCCCAAGTGGCGGCGTCGGCGAGTTGCGCGTCGGACGGCGGGCCGCCGGCGAAGAGCAGGCCGACCGGTACGTCCACCGCGAGGGCATCATAGGCGCGCAGCCACTCGTGGTTGAACGACTGCATCATTACCCGGCCGTGCCGCAGGGCCTGGGTGAATTCGGGCAGCGTACGCAGCTCCCTGTCGACGTCGATCTCAATGCCCGGGTAGAGCTCGGGCGACTTGACCTCCAACAGCATGCCGGTTTGACGGCCCACGGCGTGCGCCCACTCTGCGAGCGTCGGCACGCGCTGGCCGGCGAACTGCGGCGCGAACCACGAGCCGGCGTCGAGCTGCTTGATCTCGGCGAGCGTGAAGTCGCGGACGTTCCACGGTGCCCGGTCGGGGAAGACAGTCTCGACATCGGTCGTGCGGGCCAAAGTCGTGTCGTGAATGATCACGAGGGCGCCGTCGGTGGTGCGCTGGATGTCGTTCTCGACGACGTCGACGTCCTGCTGCAGCGCGAGCTCCACGGCCGCGAGGGTGTTTTCGGGGGCTGCTCCGCTGGAGCCCCGGTGGGCGATGACCTGGACGGTCGAGTGGGACCCGTTGCCTTGGGCTATGCTCTGTGCGGCCTGAGCGGCCGGTGCGGTGAACGCACTTAGGGCGGCAACTGCCAACCCTGTGACGATCCCGAGCACGCGTTCTGTACGACGCATGGACAACCTCTTCCTGTTCTGAACCGGCAAGTGCCGGTCTCGCTCACCTACGCTCTCGAAACTTTGTGCACTCGCGTCGAACTGCTCATGGCCTATGGGTGAACTGTCAGGCATCAGATGTTTTCCTGGGCAGGTGCCTCACACGGTTGGGCCGGTGCCGTTCGCGGCCCGACCCCCGCGGGGAGCCACGCTCATGGTGACCGTTACAGTGTCACCGTCGCCGAAATGTTCCTGCGCGCGGACGTGCTTTTTCACCGGCAGCACGTACTCACCGTTGCGCGGCAGCAGCGAGGTCTCCCATTCGGTGCCGCCGATCCGCACGCACACCGGGATGGCGCCCCAACCGTAGGTGACGGCTGCTGCCTCGGCCCGGAGGTAGTCACATATGTCCGAGGGCGGCGACAACCAGTAGAACGGCGCGGGCCCACGCCATTCGAACACATCCGCGCTGAAAGTCAGGTCCACGTCACGTAACGGTAGTGGTCGGACGACGCGTGATCAACAGCCCCTCGGGCGCCGCCTGCAACGCCAGTGGATTTCAGCCTGCGCCGGGCGATCACACCACCAAGGAAGCGACGAGCCGGGCGAGCGGCGGAGGCGCATGTCCAGCCGGCAAAGCGTCGACCAGCAGTGGCGCGTAGCGGACCTTGTTACCGCTGCGTCCTCCGAAGAACCGTTGCAGCTGCGCGGTTACTGGCCGCTCCCGCAGTGACGGCTGGCGTTGCAGAAGCCGGAACGACGCGAGCTCGCCTTGAGCCGCGATGACTTTGAGCACGTCATCGATCCCCAGGCAGCGGATGAGTTCGTCCTCTAGATCGGCGCGACAGACATGGAACCCAAGCTCAGCCAGCGGACCGGGCCCGATACCTGCGCGGCCGAGCGCGCGGGCGATGCCACGGGATTCCCCCTCATCGCACAGGCCCAGCAACCGGTGGCCTGCGCCATTCGGTCCGTAGCGGTCGAGGAATCGGACAATGCTGGTGGCGCCTCCCATCGGCACGACCGACACCCGCAAGGCTGTCAGGTCAAGGCCGAGGCGAATAGCCAGCGTCTCGACCGCCAACCGGTCACTCTCGCCCTCGACCAACACCGTCGTCGCCTGCATGTAACCAGTATGTCGGACGGCCAGCCGCGGCGGCTCCCGGCGGGCACCGTGAACCGCCGGGTCTGAACTGAACCCGGTAGGGGGATCGACAACACCATCCGGTGCTGTCAGGACCCGGGGTGCCCCGGCCACTGTTTGCCCGCCCACGGGTCGTAGTCGGCGATGAGCTCCTCCTGCCGCGGACGCTCATTTTCGGGAACGTGCTGCAGGTTCACCCGCACCCGGTACCAGAGCGAACTCGATCCGCGCATTCCGTCGACGAGTATGTCGGCCGGATGCAGTGCTGGCACGACGCCGGCATGCCGGGTTGCCCATTCGTCGAGTGCCGCCAGAGCCTCGGCCTTGGTCTTGGTACGGGCCACCTCGATCAGCGGCATCACCGACTGCCGGCGGCCCGAGCCGTCGCTGCCGCGCGGCGGCTTATCGGCGGGGCCGAGCCCGGCCGCCAAGCTGAGAAGTCCGTCGAGTGCCCCGACAGCGTCGTCTATGCCGGCGTGGGGGTCGCCCACCGCCGCGAAACGCTCGAGCACCGTGGGAACCGTGAATTGCTCCGGTCGGGTCGAGCTGACTTCGGCCCAGGTGAGCGGGGTCGAGACCCGGGCGTCGGGCAGGGGCCGGATCGAATACGCCGATGCCACGGTGCGGTCCTTGGCGTTCTGGTTGAAGTCGACGAAGACACTCTCGCCGCGCTCCTCCTTCCACCACCGCGCCGTGGCGAGGCCCGGAGCCCGGTTTTCGACCTCCCGGGCGAGGGTCTCGGCGGCCAGCCGCACGTCGCGGTATGACCACCGGGGCGCGATGCGGACCAGGATGTGGAGGCCCCGCGACCCGCTCGTCTTCGGCCACCCCACCAGTCCCACGTCGTCGAGCACATCCCGTGCGACGTAGGCGACGTCGACAATCTGCTTCCAGTCGACCCCCGGCATCGGGTCAAGATCGACCCGGAGCTCGTCGGGGTGCTCGAGATCCTCAGCGCGCACGGGGTGCGGGTTGAGGTCCAGGCATCCAAGGTTAACGACCCACGCCAGGCCCGCAGCATCCCGGATGACGGCTTCCTCGGCTGATGTCCCCGACGCGTAGTGCAGCGTCGCCGTGTCGATGAAGTCGGGATGGCCGTCTGGCACCCGCTTCTGGAAGAACGGCTCAGCGCCGATCCCTTTCGGGAAGCGCTTGAGCACCATGGGCCGTCCGCCGGCGCCCCGCAGCGCCCCGTCGGCGACAGCGA
Proteins encoded in this region:
- a CDS encoding DUF427 domain-containing protein, whose protein sequence is MTPAPGISGFFRPRPIKPKAGQESVWDYPRPPRVEPRSDRVIVRLGGQVIADTTDAVRVLETSHPPVYYLPLSSFPAGVLVPVEGSSFCEFKGEAHYFDVVAGGVVVPRAGWTYPEPTRGFEPLSTRVALYPAHMDSCEVNGEQVTFQEGDFYGGWVTSQIVGPFKGGPGTAGW
- a CDS encoding glycerophosphodiester phosphodiesterase family protein, yielding MRRTERVLGIVTGLAVAALSAFTAPAAQAAQSIAQGNGSHSTVQVIAHRGSSGAAPENTLAAVELALQQDVDVVENDIQRTTDGALVIIHDTTLARTTDVETVFPDRAPWNVRDFTLAEIKQLDAGSWFAPQFAGQRVPTLAEWAHAVGRQTGMLLEVKSPELYPGIEIDVDRELRTLPEFTQALRHGRVMMQSFNHEWLRAYDALAVDVPVGLLFAGGPPSDAQLADAATWAQAANPALGDMTQGTVAMIHGYGLKTYTWTVNGGQDMRRAINWGVDGVITNYPQVLRGIL
- a CDS encoding DUF1905 domain-containing protein, with protein sequence MDLTFSADVFEWRGPAPFYWLSPPSDICDYLRAEAAAVTYGWGAIPVCVRIGGTEWETSLLPRNGEYVLPVKKHVRAQEHFGDGDTVTVTMSVAPRGGRAANGTGPTV
- a CDS encoding TOPRIM nucleotidyl transferase/hydrolase domain-containing protein, which gives rise to MQATTVLVEGESDRLAVETLAIRLGLDLTALRVSVVPMGGATSIVRFLDRYGPNGAGHRLLGLCDEGESRGIARALGRAGIGPGPLAELGFHVCRADLEDELIRCLGIDDVLKVIAAQGELASFRLLQRQPSLRERPVTAQLQRFFGGRSGNKVRYAPLLVDALPAGHAPPPLARLVASLVV
- the ligD gene encoding non-homologous end-joining DNA ligase; the encoded protein is MNPSKTPAGIINIAGAEVRISSPDKVVFPEPGLTKLDLVRYYLAVADGALRGAGGRPMVLKRFPKGIGAEPFFQKRVPDGHPDFIDTATLHYASGTSAEEAVIRDAAGLAWVVNLGCLDLNPHPVRAEDLEHPDELRVDLDPMPGVDWKQIVDVAYVARDVLDDVGLVGWPKTSGSRGLHILVRIAPRWSYRDVRLAAETLAREVENRAPGLATARWWKEERGESVFVDFNQNAKDRTVASAYSIRPLPDARVSTPLTWAEVSSTRPEQFTVPTVLERFAAVGDPHAGIDDAVGALDGLLSLAAGLGPADKPPRGSDGSGRRQSVMPLIEVARTKTKAEALAALDEWATRHAGVVPALHPADILVDGMRGSSSLWYRVRVNLQHVPENERPRQEELIADYDPWAGKQWPGHPGS